One segment of Amycolatopsis alba DSM 44262 DNA contains the following:
- a CDS encoding type I polyketide synthase, giving the protein MSQVTARMRVLGVNPLGRPDPGLAAAVARGGGLGIVEIGSTMDGKVPFGVRIPAGRHVRDEEVRESGAGLVLLAEGAVRRGRDDLPVLAEVTGVEQAVRMLDAGASGLVAKGAEAGGSDLTTFVLLQRLLERFGDVPVWAYGGIGPRTAVAAIAGGAAGVVLDGLGLFPEADVPVEARNGLARADDGLSALLAKRFEDAESAVRSVVRSLATRPPVSPSGQGVRLCRTLGTRLPVVQGPMTRVSDQPGFAAAVAAHDGFPFVAVATANGAKTAELLGRTAEALGERPWGAGILGFVPEALRAEQLAAVRTARPRCVLIAGGKPAQAKALEAEGIATFLHVPSPILLRQFLDAGVRRFVFEGAECGGHIGPRSSFVLWEQQLDVLREHGAEDVEVLFAGGIHDARSAAMVAAMAGPLTGIGVLMGTAYLFTEEAVTHGAITEVFQDRVLGAGSTVTLETAPGHLTRCLPSPYTDEFAALKAGLHADGVPPQESWQRLEELNTGRLRIASKGLRREGDALVEVDTLGQLAEGMYMAGQVTVLRERRTDIAALHREVTEGAAELLTARATSEESVVDGDVAIVGMACVFPGAPDLPAFWSNVLGGTDAVTEVPDQRWDKQVYADQSTSKWGGFLPPVDFDPLAYGIPPKSMGSIDPAQLVSLQTARRALEDAGYGDGGFDRERTSVIFGAEAGGDLANAGVVRALLPSYLEDVPEELLAQLPELTEDSFPGTLANVISGRIANRLDLGGTNYTVDAACGSSLAALDLAVKELRAGTSSMVLCGAVDLHNGVNDYLMFTSAGALSPTGRCRPFDSAADGIALGEGVACLVLKRRADAERDGDRVYAVVKGVGAASDGKALGLTAPRPEGQRRALARAYRDAGVSPADVSLVEAHGTGTVVGDATELTTLTEFFLDAGAGPGSCALGSVKSQIGHTKCAAGLAGLMKAALALWHEVVPPTLHLSKPNPAWDAESSPFTFSTGARPTPVPRGREFAGVSAFGFGGTNFHAVLAAPGVPPGRRHGPRDRDAELVLLRGPDVDGARAALRNLLSANEGRPLRELAALAADQGGSEPVRLAVVASDVAELREAAETGGGLTAGDTEAGKVAFLFPGQGSQRTGMLAELFVHFPELADVLRLAPDVAATTFPPRAFTEEARVAQDEALKDTRVAQPALGLVEAALCGLLADLGVRPDLLAGHSYGELAALSVAGAFDTATLVALSRARARSIAEVAGADPGAMAAVKASREELAAALDRPDVVLANHNAPGQTVLSGPTAAVEEAVRELRDQGIGAKRIPVACAFHSPLVAGASDVFAVDLDNAEIGEPGPPVWSNRTVRPYEPGNVRAELAAQIGSPVRFVELIEDMYAAGARTFVEVGPGQVLSRLVKDILGERPYTAVACDPGGPGLRGFLTALARLALTGVDVRTERLFRGRVRVGPLPGPAWTVDGQTVRAPGGEVPAHGLVPARRIPRTTMNQPAPGRDQAVVEFLRTSREMLAAQRDVMLGYLGTVPLTPVSVQAPVVPALLPPVEAPVVPVAVVEPEPVVETAVTDVLATVIGAISERTGYPAEMIDADLDLEADLSIDSIKRTEIAGSLLAKLGLSGRVHDDAQDQLSRDRTASALTARLRKWLEPAAVTPAPVEATAGRAPGRYLIGRVAAPLGSPDLARVGGKTVAVSFEPGQEDLAESVRAVFADAGAVPGERRDAEIVLVLNPLADAEEPVAAQVFGLIKEAKGAVVVVARPGSAHTAGLRGLVRAAARERNEPVRLVELESTVDLARIVLEEVIADGPAAVRYDTAGRAAFEPSAVTLGSVAYAGAGPGGGEVKALGLTPDSVLLLIGGARGITARAAVALASSGCRIELAGRTPWPAEPGDEDLPDDAPGMRSVLAARGGSLVDIERRVRTVLAQREIARTLDQIGAAGGTAAYRSLDVRDAAAVRQVVKDLHTRHGRIDGVVHAAGVIDDKLMADKDEQSFRTVYGTKVDGARALLDALEHFGVRPGFVTFFGSIAAVLGNRGQTDYAAANDALETLGEQWADRTGCRALTVHWGPWAPSDDHGGMVSPELAREYERREVELIDPEEGTAALLLELAYGPADVRSVLYTASLW; this is encoded by the coding sequence GTGAGTCAGGTGACGGCGCGCATGCGGGTACTCGGCGTCAATCCGCTCGGACGCCCGGATCCGGGGCTGGCGGCCGCCGTCGCCAGGGGTGGCGGTCTCGGGATCGTGGAGATCGGGTCCACAATGGACGGCAAGGTCCCGTTCGGGGTCCGGATCCCGGCGGGCCGTCACGTGCGGGACGAAGAGGTGCGGGAAAGCGGCGCGGGGCTCGTCCTGCTGGCCGAAGGGGCAGTTCGGCGGGGCAGGGACGACCTTCCCGTGCTGGCCGAGGTGACCGGCGTCGAGCAGGCCGTCCGGATGCTCGACGCCGGCGCCTCCGGTCTCGTGGCGAAGGGCGCCGAGGCGGGCGGCTCCGACCTCACCACGTTCGTCCTGCTGCAGCGATTGCTGGAGCGGTTCGGCGACGTCCCGGTGTGGGCGTACGGGGGCATCGGGCCGAGGACCGCGGTGGCCGCGATCGCCGGAGGCGCGGCGGGCGTGGTCCTCGACGGGCTCGGCCTGTTCCCGGAGGCTGACGTGCCCGTCGAGGCACGGAACGGACTGGCCAGGGCCGACGACGGGCTGTCGGCGCTGCTAGCGAAGCGTTTCGAGGACGCGGAAAGCGCTGTCCGATCCGTTGTGCGTTCCCTCGCCACACGGCCGCCGGTGAGCCCCTCTGGCCAAGGCGTACGGCTGTGCCGCACGCTGGGGACCCGGCTGCCGGTCGTGCAGGGACCGATGACGCGGGTGAGCGACCAGCCCGGTTTCGCCGCCGCCGTCGCCGCGCACGACGGGTTCCCGTTCGTCGCCGTGGCCACCGCGAACGGCGCCAAGACGGCCGAGTTGCTCGGCCGCACCGCCGAAGCGCTCGGCGAACGGCCATGGGGCGCGGGCATCCTCGGGTTCGTCCCGGAAGCCTTGCGGGCCGAACAGCTCGCCGCCGTCCGCACCGCCCGCCCGCGCTGTGTCCTGATCGCGGGCGGGAAACCCGCGCAGGCCAAGGCACTGGAGGCCGAAGGGATCGCGACCTTCCTCCACGTGCCGTCGCCGATCCTGCTGCGGCAGTTCCTCGACGCGGGCGTCCGCCGGTTCGTCTTCGAGGGCGCCGAATGCGGCGGGCACATCGGCCCCAGGTCGAGTTTCGTGCTGTGGGAGCAGCAACTGGACGTCCTGCGTGAACACGGCGCCGAGGACGTCGAGGTGCTGTTCGCGGGCGGTATCCACGACGCCCGGTCCGCCGCGATGGTCGCGGCGATGGCGGGGCCGCTCACGGGAATCGGTGTCCTGATGGGCACCGCGTACCTGTTCACCGAGGAGGCCGTGACCCACGGCGCCATCACCGAGGTCTTCCAGGACCGCGTGCTCGGCGCCGGATCCACGGTCACCCTGGAGACCGCGCCCGGACACCTCACCCGCTGCCTGCCCAGCCCGTACACCGACGAGTTCGCCGCGCTGAAGGCCGGGCTCCACGCGGACGGCGTCCCGCCTCAGGAGAGCTGGCAACGGCTGGAGGAGCTGAACACCGGACGGCTGCGGATCGCGAGCAAGGGCCTCCGGCGGGAAGGCGACGCCCTCGTCGAGGTCGACACCCTCGGCCAGCTCGCCGAGGGGATGTACATGGCGGGCCAGGTGACGGTCCTGCGCGAGCGGCGGACCGACATCGCCGCCCTGCACCGGGAAGTCACCGAAGGCGCGGCGGAACTGCTCACCGCCCGCGCCACTTCCGAAGAGTCCGTTGTGGACGGTGACGTCGCCATCGTCGGCATGGCCTGCGTGTTCCCCGGCGCACCGGATCTCCCGGCCTTCTGGTCCAACGTCCTCGGCGGTACGGACGCCGTCACCGAGGTCCCGGATCAGCGCTGGGACAAGCAGGTCTACGCGGACCAGTCGACGTCGAAATGGGGCGGGTTCCTACCACCCGTCGATTTCGACCCGCTCGCCTACGGCATCCCGCCGAAGTCGATGGGCAGCATCGACCCGGCCCAGCTCGTGTCGCTGCAGACGGCGCGGCGTGCCCTGGAAGACGCGGGCTACGGCGACGGCGGCTTCGACCGCGAGCGCACCAGCGTCATCTTCGGCGCCGAAGCCGGGGGAGACCTGGCCAACGCGGGTGTCGTGCGCGCCCTGCTGCCCAGCTACCTCGAAGACGTCCCGGAAGAGCTGCTCGCGCAGTTGCCGGAACTGACCGAAGACTCGTTCCCCGGCACGCTCGCCAACGTCATCTCCGGCCGGATCGCCAACCGGCTCGACCTCGGCGGCACCAACTACACGGTGGACGCCGCGTGCGGATCCTCACTGGCGGCGCTGGATCTCGCGGTGAAGGAACTGCGGGCGGGCACGAGCTCGATGGTCCTGTGCGGCGCGGTCGACCTCCACAACGGCGTCAACGACTACCTCATGTTCACCTCCGCGGGCGCGCTGTCGCCGACCGGCCGGTGCCGTCCGTTCGACTCGGCGGCGGACGGGATCGCGCTCGGCGAGGGCGTCGCGTGTCTCGTGCTCAAGCGGCGCGCCGACGCCGAACGCGACGGTGACCGGGTGTACGCCGTGGTCAAGGGGGTCGGCGCCGCCAGCGACGGCAAGGCGCTCGGCCTCACCGCGCCGCGTCCCGAGGGGCAACGGCGAGCCCTCGCACGGGCGTACCGCGACGCCGGGGTGTCCCCGGCGGACGTCTCGCTGGTGGAGGCGCACGGCACCGGCACGGTCGTCGGCGACGCCACCGAACTGACCACGCTCACCGAGTTCTTCCTGGACGCGGGCGCCGGACCGGGCAGCTGCGCGCTGGGTTCGGTGAAAAGCCAGATCGGGCACACGAAATGCGCCGCGGGGCTGGCGGGCCTGATGAAGGCGGCGCTGGCGCTGTGGCACGAGGTCGTGCCGCCCACGCTGCACCTGAGCAAGCCGAACCCCGCCTGGGACGCCGAGAGCAGTCCCTTCACCTTCTCCACCGGCGCCCGGCCGACGCCGGTTCCGCGCGGACGCGAGTTCGCCGGAGTGAGCGCGTTCGGGTTCGGTGGGACCAACTTCCACGCCGTCCTGGCCGCACCGGGAGTGCCACCGGGACGACGGCACGGGCCGCGCGACCGGGACGCCGAGCTGGTCCTGCTCCGAGGTCCCGACGTGGACGGCGCCCGTGCCGCGCTGCGGAACCTGCTGTCGGCGAACGAAGGACGCCCGCTGCGGGAACTCGCCGCCCTCGCCGCTGATCAGGGCGGCTCCGAGCCGGTCCGGCTCGCCGTCGTCGCGAGTGACGTCGCGGAGCTGCGCGAGGCCGCTGAAACTGGCGGCGGGCTCACCGCGGGCGACACTGAAGCGGGCAAGGTCGCGTTCCTGTTCCCCGGTCAGGGCAGCCAGCGGACGGGGATGCTGGCGGAGCTGTTCGTGCACTTCCCGGAGCTGGCCGACGTCCTGCGGCTCGCCCCCGACGTCGCCGCGACCACGTTCCCGCCGCGCGCCTTCACCGAGGAAGCGCGCGTGGCGCAGGACGAGGCGCTGAAGGACACGCGCGTCGCGCAGCCCGCGCTCGGGCTCGTCGAAGCGGCCTTGTGCGGTTTGCTCGCCGACCTCGGTGTCCGGCCGGATCTGCTGGCGGGGCACAGTTACGGCGAGCTGGCCGCGCTGTCGGTCGCGGGCGCGTTCGACACCGCGACCCTGGTGGCACTGAGCCGCGCCAGGGCCCGCTCGATCGCCGAAGTCGCGGGCGCTGACCCTGGCGCGATGGCCGCGGTGAAGGCGTCCCGCGAGGAACTGGCGGCCGCCCTCGACCGGCCGGACGTCGTCCTGGCCAACCACAACGCGCCGGGGCAGACCGTCCTTTCCGGACCAACGGCCGCCGTGGAGGAAGCCGTCCGCGAGCTGCGGGACCAGGGGATCGGGGCCAAGCGGATCCCCGTCGCCTGCGCCTTCCACAGCCCGCTGGTGGCCGGGGCGAGCGACGTGTTCGCCGTCGATCTCGACAACGCCGAGATCGGCGAGCCGGGGCCGCCGGTGTGGTCCAACCGCACCGTCCGGCCGTACGAGCCGGGGAACGTGCGCGCCGAACTCGCCGCGCAGATCGGTTCGCCGGTGCGCTTCGTCGAACTGATCGAGGACATGTACGCGGCGGGCGCGCGCACGTTCGTCGAGGTCGGCCCCGGTCAGGTCCTTTCCCGGCTGGTCAAGGACATCCTCGGTGAGCGGCCGTACACCGCGGTCGCGTGCGACCCCGGCGGGCCGGGGCTGCGAGGGTTCCTCACGGCGCTCGCGCGTCTCGCGCTCACGGGTGTCGACGTGCGGACAGAACGGCTTTTCCGGGGCCGTGTCCGTGTCGGCCCGCTTCCCGGACCCGCTTGGACCGTGGACGGCCAGACCGTCCGCGCGCCCGGCGGCGAGGTCCCCGCCCATGGGCTCGTGCCCGCCCGACGAATCCCGAGGACGACCATGAACCAGCCCGCGCCCGGTCGTGACCAGGCCGTCGTCGAATTCCTCCGCACCAGCCGGGAAATGCTGGCTGCGCAACGGGACGTGATGCTGGGCTACCTCGGCACCGTCCCGCTCACTCCGGTCTCGGTGCAGGCCCCGGTCGTGCCGGCGCTGCTGCCGCCGGTCGAGGCGCCGGTCGTGCCGGTGGCCGTCGTCGAGCCGGAACCGGTCGTGGAGACCGCCGTGACGGACGTCCTGGCCACCGTGATCGGCGCGATCAGCGAGCGCACCGGCTACCCCGCCGAAATGATCGACGCCGATCTCGACCTCGAAGCGGATCTTTCCATCGACTCGATCAAACGCACCGAGATCGCGGGGTCGTTGCTGGCGAAGCTCGGGCTTTCGGGGCGCGTGCACGACGACGCCCAGGATCAGCTCAGTCGCGACCGGACGGCGAGCGCGCTGACCGCCCGGCTGCGGAAATGGCTCGAACCGGCCGCCGTGACACCGGCTCCCGTCGAGGCCACGGCCGGCCGCGCGCCAGGCCGGTACCTGATCGGCAGGGTGGCCGCGCCGCTCGGCTCGCCCGACCTCGCCAGGGTGGGCGGCAAAACGGTCGCGGTGAGCTTCGAACCCGGCCAGGAGGACCTGGCCGAGTCCGTTCGCGCGGTCTTCGCCGACGCGGGCGCCGTACCGGGGGAGCGGCGTGACGCCGAAATCGTCCTCGTGCTGAATCCGCTGGCGGACGCCGAGGAACCGGTCGCGGCGCAGGTCTTCGGACTGATCAAAGAGGCCAAGGGAGCGGTGGTCGTGGTGGCGCGGCCAGGATCCGCGCACACCGCCGGATTGCGCGGCCTCGTCCGTGCCGCGGCGCGGGAACGGAACGAGCCGGTCCGGCTGGTCGAGCTGGAGTCCACAGTGGACCTCGCGCGGATAGTGCTGGAGGAGGTGATCGCCGACGGGCCTGCCGCCGTTCGGTACGACACCGCCGGACGCGCGGCTTTCGAGCCGTCCGCCGTCACTCTCGGATCGGTCGCCTACGCGGGCGCCGGGCCCGGCGGCGGGGAGGTCAAGGCGCTCGGTCTCACCCCGGATTCGGTGCTGCTGCTGATCGGCGGTGCCCGCGGGATCACCGCGCGGGCGGCGGTCGCGCTCGCGTCGAGCGGATGCCGGATCGAGCTGGCCGGGCGCACGCCGTGGCCGGCCGAACCCGGCGACGAGGACTTGCCGGACGACGCACCGGGGATGCGTTCGGTTCTGGCCGCGCGTGGCGGTTCGCTGGTGGACATCGAACGCCGGGTGCGCACTGTGCTGGCCCAGCGCGAGATCGCCAGGACCCTCGACCAGATCGGCGCGGCCGGTGGTACCGCGGCCTACCGGTCGCTCGACGTCCGCGACGCCGCCGCCGTCCGGCAGGTGGTCAAGGACCTGCACACCCGGCACGGCCGGATCGACGGCGTCGTCCACGCGGCCGGGGTGATCGACGACAAGCTGATGGCGGACAAGGACGAGCAGTCGTTCCGCACGGTGTACGGGACCAAAGTGGACGGTGCGCGGGCGTTGCTCGACGCGTTGGAACACTTCGGTGTCCGCCCCGGATTCGTGACCTTCTTCGGCAGTATCGCCGCCGTGCTGGGCAATCGTGGCCAGACCGACTACGCGGCGGCGAACGACGCGCTGGAAACCCTCGGCGAGCAGTGGGCCGACCGCACCGGCTGCCGGGCACTGACCGTCCATTGGGGACCGTGGGCGCCCTCGGACGACCACGGCGGCATGGTGTCACCGGAGCTCGCGCGTGAGTACGAACGACGCGAAGTCGAGTTGATCGACCCGGAGGAAGGCACCGCCGCGCTCCTGCTCGAGCTGGCCTACGGCCCGGCCGACGTCCGCTCGGTGCTGTACACGGCCTCGCTATGGTGA